A genomic region of Anaerolineales bacterium contains the following coding sequences:
- a CDS encoding dehydrogenase, with protein sequence MKKLNVAIIGTGFMGKAHSNGWRQAPKFFQLGIEPVLKVACDTEVDCTSNFAKNWGWEDIETDWRKVIERKDVDIIDICTPTWLHQDMAIAAAKHGKHIFCEKPITLNYDGAKEMFEAAEKAGVVHYLNHNYRRAPAVSFAKKLIEEGKIGTIYHWRGTYLQDWITDPKFPLTWHLQKKFAGAGPHYDLNSHSVDLGRYLVGDIQAVTALMKTFIPERPLPGKGAGTFKAGTGATDVGKVTVDDAAFMLVEFENGALGSFEASRFANGRKNYNYFEIYGSKGSLVFNLERMNELQYLDLSDTADEQGFRTILVTNSTHPYVAAWWPPGHIIGYEHEFVHAMVDFLGAIEKGTKIAPNFYDGMKAMQVLEAGIKSAETGKKVTVADIK encoded by the coding sequence TTGAAAAAACTAAACGTAGCCATTATTGGAACCGGCTTCATGGGTAAAGCCCACAGCAACGGCTGGAGACAGGCGCCAAAGTTCTTCCAATTGGGAATTGAGCCAGTGTTGAAGGTAGCGTGTGACACAGAAGTGGATTGCACCTCCAATTTTGCCAAGAACTGGGGTTGGGAAGATATCGAGACCGATTGGCGTAAAGTGATCGAACGCAAGGATGTGGATATTATCGATATCTGCACACCAACCTGGCTGCACCAGGATATGGCCATTGCAGCTGCAAAACATGGAAAGCACATTTTCTGCGAAAAGCCGATCACGCTGAACTATGACGGGGCCAAAGAAATGTTCGAAGCTGCCGAAAAAGCCGGTGTGGTACACTACCTGAACCACAACTACCGCCGTGCTCCAGCAGTGAGCTTCGCTAAAAAGTTGATCGAAGAAGGAAAGATCGGCACGATCTACCACTGGCGCGGCACTTACTTGCAGGACTGGATCACCGACCCGAAATTTCCATTGACCTGGCACTTGCAGAAGAAATTTGCCGGTGCCGGACCGCACTATGATTTGAACTCGCATAGTGTTGACCTGGGGCGCTACCTGGTAGGTGACATTCAGGCTGTAACCGCCCTGATGAAGACCTTCATCCCTGAGCGACCCTTGCCCGGTAAAGGTGCAGGTACTTTCAAAGCTGGCACCGGCGCTACGGATGTTGGTAAAGTCACCGTTGATGATGCCGCTTTCATGCTGGTGGAATTCGAGAACGGTGCCCTGGGATCCTTCGAGGCCAGCCGTTTCGCCAATGGGCGCAAGAACTACAACTACTTCGAAATCTACGGCAGCAAGGGTAGTCTGGTCTTCAACCTGGAACGCATGAATGAACTTCAGTACCTTGACCTGTCAGATACAGCCGATGAACAGGGCTTCCGGACCATCCTGGTGACCAATTCCACCCACCCATACGTAGCAGCCTGGTGGCCGCCCGGTCACATCATTGGTTACGAGCACGAATTTGTGCATGCCATGGTGGATTTCCTGGGTGCCATTGAGAAAGGCACCAAGATCGCACCGAACTTCTATGACGGAATGAAGGCCATGCAGGTTTTGGAAGCAGGAATTAAATCTGCCGAGACAGGTAAAAAAGTAACGGTTGCTGATATTAAGTAA
- a CDS encoding GntR family transcriptional regulator: MDILREKVHLGEWLPGSQIPGEQGLCESFQISRTVVRQALRELEYEGVITRQKGKGTFVSPPKISEGLAQKLTGFYQDMVERGLTPHSKVLLQEVNPASEKVARYLGIEPGEKVVEIQRLRFANDEPIQLDTTYIPYEICPAIASVDLTNRSLYEFLEQQCNIFIARGKRNIEAVLANEHEAALLGIERGAPLLMLDSVSYAEEGRPIEYYHALHRGDRSRFEVELVRRRELPPKPVEVAGSRASTHQNLATNGSSR; this comes from the coding sequence ATGGACATCCTGCGTGAAAAAGTCCATCTAGGTGAATGGCTTCCGGGAAGCCAGATACCGGGCGAGCAGGGTTTGTGTGAAAGTTTTCAAATCAGCCGTACGGTGGTGCGCCAGGCGCTAAGGGAATTGGAATATGAAGGTGTGATCACTCGTCAAAAAGGGAAAGGCACTTTCGTTTCGCCACCCAAGATCAGTGAAGGGCTGGCTCAGAAGTTGACCGGCTTTTACCAGGATATGGTTGAACGGGGTTTGACACCTCATTCCAAAGTGCTCCTCCAGGAGGTAAACCCCGCCAGTGAAAAAGTGGCGCGCTACCTTGGCATTGAGCCCGGCGAAAAGGTGGTGGAAATCCAGCGCTTGCGCTTTGCGAATGACGAACCAATTCAATTAGACACCACCTATATCCCGTATGAGATTTGCCCGGCAATAGCGAGTGTTGACCTGACCAATCGATCCTTGTATGAGTTTCTTGAGCAGCAATGTAATATTTTTATTGCCAGGGGTAAGCGCAACATTGAGGCGGTCTTGGCCAACGAGCACGAAGCTGCCCTGCTAGGGATTGAGCGTGGAGCTCCGCTGTTGATGCTCGATAGTGTCAGTTATGCGGAGGAGGGGCGCCCGATTGAGTATTATCACGCCTTGCACCGCGGCGACCGCTCGCGTTTTGAAGTTGAGCTGGTCAGGCGGCGCGAGTTACCCCCGAAACCGGTTGAGGTCGCTGGAAGCCGTGCATCTACTCACCAAAACCTGGCAACCAACGGTAGTTCCAGGTAG